Proteins from one Drosophila gunungcola strain Sukarami chromosome 3R, Dgunungcola_SK_2, whole genome shotgun sequence genomic window:
- the LOC128252456 gene encoding complexin isoform X5 yields the protein MAAFIAKQMVGNQLSAVKGAVGGDGGDDGDDKEKAEEEERERQEAIKEAEDRRKEKHRKMEEEREKMRQDIRDKYNIKKKEEIVEAAPQEEPNPLMRKKKTPEELAAEAEQEELDDFTTKLKKRLSDAFKNCPLRNLF from the exons ATGGCGGCCTTCATAGCTAAGCAAATGGTTGGAAACCAATTAAGTGCCGTTAAAG GCGCTGTAGGAGGTGACGGAGGCGACGATGGCGACGACAAGGAAAAGGCAGAGGAGGAGGAGAGGGAGCGTCAGGAGGCCATCAAGGAGGCCGAGGACCGGCGCAAGGAGAAGCACCGGAAAATGGAGGAGGAGCGCGAGAAGATGAGGCAGGACATTCGCGATAAG TACAACATCAAGAAGAAGGAGGAGATCGTGGAGGCGGCGCCCCAGGAAGAGCCCAATCCCCTGATGAGGAAAAAGAAGACGCCCGAGGAACTCGCCGCCGAAGCGGAGCAGGAAGAGCTCGACGATTTTACAA CCAAGTTGAAAAAACGTCTTAGcgatgcttttaaaaattgcccATTGAGAAACTTGTTCTGA
- the LOC128252456 gene encoding complexin isoform X4, with translation MAAFIAKQMVGNQLSAVKDAAGGGDGGDDGDDKEKAEEEERERQEAIKEAEDRRKEKHRKMEEEREKMRQDIRDKYNIKKKEEIVEAAPQEEPNPLMRKKKTPEELAAEAEQEELDDFTTKLKKRLSDAFKNCPLRNLF, from the exons ATGGCGGCCTTCATAGCTAAGCAAATGGTTGGAAACCAATTAAGTGCCGTTAAAG ATGCTGCAGGCG GAGGTGACGGAGGCGACGATGGCGACGACAAGGAAAAGGCAGAGGAGGAGGAGAGGGAGCGTCAGGAGGCCATCAAGGAGGCCGAGGACCGGCGCAAGGAGAAGCACCGGAAAATGGAGGAGGAGCGCGAGAAGATGAGGCAGGACATTCGCGATAAG TACAACATCAAGAAGAAGGAGGAGATCGTGGAGGCGGCGCCCCAGGAAGAGCCCAATCCCCTGATGAGGAAAAAGAAGACGCCCGAGGAACTCGCCGCCGAAGCGGAGCAGGAAGAGCTCGACGATTTTACAA CCAAGTTGAAAAAACGTCTTAGcgatgcttttaaaaattgcccATTGAGAAACTTGTTCTGA
- the LOC128252456 gene encoding complexin isoform X2, whose protein sequence is MAAFIAKQMVGNQLSAVKGAVGGDGGDDGDDKEKAEEEERERQEAIKEAEDRRKEKHRKMEEEREKMRQDIRDKYNIKKKEEIVEAAPQEEPNPLMRKKKTPEELAAEAEQEELDDFTKLKNQIETQVNELKTQIEGKCVMQ, encoded by the exons ATGGCGGCCTTCATAGCTAAGCAAATGGTTGGAAACCAATTAAGTGCCGTTAAAG GCGCTGTAGGAGGTGACGGAGGCGACGATGGCGACGACAAGGAAAAGGCAGAGGAGGAGGAGAGGGAGCGTCAGGAGGCCATCAAGGAGGCCGAGGACCGGCGCAAGGAGAAGCACCGGAAAATGGAGGAGGAGCGCGAGAAGATGAGGCAGGACATTCGCGATAAG TACAACATCAAGAAGAAGGAGGAGATCGTGGAGGCGGCGCCCCAGGAAGAGCCCAATCCCCTGATGAGGAAAAAGAAGACGCCCGAGGAACTCGCCGCCGAAGCGGAGCAGGAAGAGCTCGACGATTTTACAA AACtgaaaaatcaaatagaaaCGCAAGTAAATGAGCTAAAAACTCAAATAGAGGGAAAATGTGTCATGCAGTGA
- the LOC128252456 gene encoding complexin isoform X1, which translates to MAAFIAKQMVGNQLSAVKDAAGGGDGGDDGDDKEKAEEEERERQEAIKEAEDRRKEKHRKMEEEREKMRQDIRDKYNIKKKEEIVEAAPQEEPNPLMRKKKTPEELAAEAEQEELDDFTKLKNQIETQVNELKTQIEGKCVMQ; encoded by the exons ATGGCGGCCTTCATAGCTAAGCAAATGGTTGGAAACCAATTAAGTGCCGTTAAAG ATGCTGCAGGCG GAGGTGACGGAGGCGACGATGGCGACGACAAGGAAAAGGCAGAGGAGGAGGAGAGGGAGCGTCAGGAGGCCATCAAGGAGGCCGAGGACCGGCGCAAGGAGAAGCACCGGAAAATGGAGGAGGAGCGCGAGAAGATGAGGCAGGACATTCGCGATAAG TACAACATCAAGAAGAAGGAGGAGATCGTGGAGGCGGCGCCCCAGGAAGAGCCCAATCCCCTGATGAGGAAAAAGAAGACGCCCGAGGAACTCGCCGCCGAAGCGGAGCAGGAAGAGCTCGACGATTTTACAA AACtgaaaaatcaaatagaaaCGCAAGTAAATGAGCTAAAAACTCAAATAGAGGGAAAATGTGTCATGCAGTGA
- the LOC128252456 gene encoding complexin isoform X3 — translation MAAFIAKQMVGNQLSAVKGGDGGDDGDDKEKAEEEERERQEAIKEAEDRRKEKHRKMEEEREKMRQDIRDKYNIKKKEEIVEAAPQEEPNPLMRKKKTPEELAAEAEQEELDDFTKLKNQIETQVNELKTQIEGKCVMQ, via the exons ATGGCGGCCTTCATAGCTAAGCAAATGGTTGGAAACCAATTAAGTGCCGTTAAAG GAGGTGACGGAGGCGACGATGGCGACGACAAGGAAAAGGCAGAGGAGGAGGAGAGGGAGCGTCAGGAGGCCATCAAGGAGGCCGAGGACCGGCGCAAGGAGAAGCACCGGAAAATGGAGGAGGAGCGCGAGAAGATGAGGCAGGACATTCGCGATAAG TACAACATCAAGAAGAAGGAGGAGATCGTGGAGGCGGCGCCCCAGGAAGAGCCCAATCCCCTGATGAGGAAAAAGAAGACGCCCGAGGAACTCGCCGCCGAAGCGGAGCAGGAAGAGCTCGACGATTTTACAA AACtgaaaaatcaaatagaaaCGCAAGTAAATGAGCTAAAAACTCAAATAGAGGGAAAATGTGTCATGCAGTGA
- the LOC128252456 gene encoding complexin isoform X7 — protein MNFIGGDGGDDGDDKEKAEEEERERQEAIKEAEDRRKEKHRKMEEEREKMRQDIRDKYNIKKKEEIVEAAPQEEPNPLMRKKKTPEELAAEAEQEELDDFTKLKNQIETQVNELKTQIEGKCVMQ, from the exons ATGAATTTCATTG GAGGTGACGGAGGCGACGATGGCGACGACAAGGAAAAGGCAGAGGAGGAGGAGAGGGAGCGTCAGGAGGCCATCAAGGAGGCCGAGGACCGGCGCAAGGAGAAGCACCGGAAAATGGAGGAGGAGCGCGAGAAGATGAGGCAGGACATTCGCGATAAG TACAACATCAAGAAGAAGGAGGAGATCGTGGAGGCGGCGCCCCAGGAAGAGCCCAATCCCCTGATGAGGAAAAAGAAGACGCCCGAGGAACTCGCCGCCGAAGCGGAGCAGGAAGAGCTCGACGATTTTACAA AACtgaaaaatcaaatagaaaCGCAAGTAAATGAGCTAAAAACTCAAATAGAGGGAAAATGTGTCATGCAGTGA
- the LOC128252456 gene encoding complexin isoform X6 — protein MNFIGAVGGDGGDDGDDKEKAEEEERERQEAIKEAEDRRKEKHRKMEEEREKMRQDIRDKYNIKKKEEIVEAAPQEEPNPLMRKKKTPEELAAEAEQEELDDFTKLKNQIETQVNELKTQIEGKCVMQ, from the exons ATGAATTTCATTG GCGCTGTAGGAGGTGACGGAGGCGACGATGGCGACGACAAGGAAAAGGCAGAGGAGGAGGAGAGGGAGCGTCAGGAGGCCATCAAGGAGGCCGAGGACCGGCGCAAGGAGAAGCACCGGAAAATGGAGGAGGAGCGCGAGAAGATGAGGCAGGACATTCGCGATAAG TACAACATCAAGAAGAAGGAGGAGATCGTGGAGGCGGCGCCCCAGGAAGAGCCCAATCCCCTGATGAGGAAAAAGAAGACGCCCGAGGAACTCGCCGCCGAAGCGGAGCAGGAAGAGCTCGACGATTTTACAA AACtgaaaaatcaaatagaaaCGCAAGTAAATGAGCTAAAAACTCAAATAGAGGGAAAATGTGTCATGCAGTGA
- the LOC128252456 gene encoding complexin isoform X8, with protein sequence MEEEREKMRQDIRDKYNIKKKEEIVEAAPQEEPNPLMRKKKTPEELAAEAEQEELDDFTKLKNQIETQVNELKTQIEGKCVMQ encoded by the exons ATGGAGGAGGAGCGCGAGAAGATGAGGCAGGACATTCGCGATAAG TACAACATCAAGAAGAAGGAGGAGATCGTGGAGGCGGCGCCCCAGGAAGAGCCCAATCCCCTGATGAGGAAAAAGAAGACGCCCGAGGAACTCGCCGCCGAAGCGGAGCAGGAAGAGCTCGACGATTTTACAA AACtgaaaaatcaaatagaaaCGCAAGTAAATGAGCTAAAAACTCAAATAGAGGGAAAATGTGTCATGCAGTGA
- the LOC128252434 gene encoding uncharacterized protein LOC128252434 — MLARALAILWVTHLACGLDNMTSQARVENDLLHFSYKLDQYLDPSKQPCQDFYGYVCSRSANLSQTGRQRVQSFLRQADNEQLMDMELQLVNFFKSCDSGRGVEALKGSQLFRLSGGWPALEPLKANISQRSSPSNQTRSWLTLLGHFHEMGAPYFFETTVTMQSNRRVVVLQPDTTRRNTLRKFEQRVGEVLQSFGIEQSRAHVAALEVLSLERSRRDIVKAEHIDDQVQFSYGNFKRSAFGNASLTRLDWDGYFRRSLGGKTPQPGDTIVVKQLPRLVDYLVLLQNTSMVRLLNWIWTDYLMDIADADCHQLAETHAGDLYAHVVQRVTADRVELAQMYSALGKAYTDQLAGSEWIDEISQQNSRSFLGTIIHLTLAGDEQLGAAYRSTLLGRRNLYRNLEKLRQLQRRRPAPSQSAQQVRQYAQVFATVSALLEQGNLSTPLNYLLLGQTFSRSLVAAGSSSRTPGAWRSPDSERRFAVFQECAAGQANANDLLLELLAQRQALSGFRLALPPHSPLPERIDALLAAGRAQLSLQRLFFVANLLVDCRSELGALQQDRRRQLTHATLRHSQEFSEAFQCPPQQQRCNPL; from the exons ATGCTGGCCAGAGCACTGGCCATCCTGTGGGTGACCCACCTCGCCTGCGGCCTGGACAACATGACCAGCCAGGCCAGGGTGGAGAACGACCTGCTGCACTTCTCCTACAAGCTGGACCAGTACCTGGACCCCAGCAAGCAGCCCTGCCAGGACTTCTACGGCTACGTCTGCTCGCGCAGCGCCAATCTCAGCCAGACGGGGCGCCAGCGCGTCCAGAGCTTCCTCCGGCAGGCGGACAACGAGCAGCTGATGGACATGGAGCTGCAGCTCGTCAACTTCTTCAAGTCCTGCGACAGCGGGCGCGGCGTGGAGGCGCTCAAGGGCTCGCAGCTGTTCAGGCTCAGCGGAGGCTGGCCCGCCCTGGAGCCGCTCAAGGCCAACATCAGCCAGCGATCCAGCCCATCCAATCAAACCAGGAGCTGGCTGACGCTCCTCGGCCACTTCCACGAGATGGGAGCGCCCTATTTCTTCGAGACGACGGTCACCATGCAGTCGAACCGGCGCGTGGTGGTGCTCCAGCCCGACACCACGCGCCGCAACACCCTGAGGAAGTTCGAGCAGCGGGTGGGCGAGGTCCTCCAGAGCTTCGGCATCGAGCAGAGTCGCGCCCACGTGGCCGCCCTCGAGGTGCTCAGCCTGGAGCGCAGTCGGCGGGACATCGTCAAGGCGGAGCACATCGATGACCAGGTGCAGTTCAGCTACGGCAACTTCAAGCGCAGCGCCTTCGGCAACGCCTCGCTGACCCGACTGGACTGGGACGGCTACTTCCGGCGGTCCCTGGGCGGCAAGACACCCCAGCCCGGCGACACGATCGTGGTCAAGCAGCTGCCCCGACTGGTCGACTACTTGGTGCTGCTCCAGAACACCAGCATGGTGCGGCTGCTCAACTGGATCTGGACGGACTACTTGATGG ACATCGCGGATGCCGACTGCCACCAGTTGGCGGAGACCCACGCCGGCGATCTCTACGCCCACGTGGTGCAGCGTGTGACGGCGGACCGCGTGGAGCTGGCCCAGATGTACTCGGCGCTAGGGAAGGCCTACACGGACCAGCTTGCCGGCAGCGAGTGGATCGACGAGATCTCGCAGCAGAACTCACGGAGCTTCCTGGGCACCATCATCCACCTGACCCTGGCCGGAGACGAGCAGCTGGGCGCCGCCTACCGCTCGACCCTGCTGGGCCGGCGCAACCTGTACCGCAACCTGGAGAAGCTGCGCCAACTGCAGCGCCGGCGGCCGGCGCCCTCGCAGTCCGCCCAGCAGGTGCGCCAGTACGCGCAGGTGTTCGCCACGGTCAGCGCCCTGCTCGAGCAGGGCAACCTGAGCACGCCGCTCAACTACCTGCTGCTGGGGCAGACCTTCTCGCGCAGCCTGGTGGCCGCGGGCAGCAGCTCGCGCACTCCGGGCGCCTGGCGCAGTCCGGACTCGGAGCGGCGCTTCGCCGTCTTCCAGGAGTGCGCCGCCGGCCAGGCGAACGCCAACGACCTGCTCCTGGAGCTGCTGGCCCAGAGACAGGCGCTGAGTGGATTCCGACTGGCGCTGCCCCCCCACTCGCCGCTGCCGGAAAGAATCGACGCTCTGCTGGCCGCCGGCAGAGCGCAGCTGTCCCTGCAGCGGCTCTTCTTCGTGGCCAACCTGCTCGTGGACTGCCGCTCCGAGCTGGGCGCTCTGCAGCAGGACCGGAGGCGGCAGCTGACCCACGCCACGCTGCGCCACTCGCAGGAGTTCTCCGAGGCCTTCCAGTGTCccccgcagcagcagcgctgCAATCCCCTCTAG
- the LOC128252444 gene encoding uncharacterized protein LOC128252444 isoform X3, whose product MCARPFWRRLRTSRKRRESSLECGQYLQSWPIRDMTNSEPRQSDEELVYKLGQEDPELLPWPNFESRISDPTVNSVRLEWSLLKNALVYSVEKFNKRLGWMQVHWTTSSPVDVNNLEENFGYRLRVKALRVSEDGRRYVPLAISPDIIACTTAALPSTSCLNRAIRKGQQFLVKRMLRRRPSLVEYPAPNGFLPLANAIIQGEMCIIDVLLSAGCSVHLGNPGSGRTPLHVAGLLPRSPAVGAHFAEQEGQPGGHGRQWYDPSPLRRRCQPAGNGQIRPRVGRQCGGQGHLRLDPAHAGSGYER is encoded by the exons ATGTGTGCCAGGCCTTTTTGGCGGCGCTTACGCACCAGCCGGAAG CGCAGAGAAAGCTCCTTGGAATGTGGCCAATATCTACAGAGCTGGCCGATTCGCGATATGACCAACAGCGAGCCGAGACAAAGTGACGAGGAGCTGGTCTATAAATTGGGCCAGGAGGATCCTGAACTACTCCCTTGGCCCAATTTTGAGTCGCGAATTTCCGATCCTACAGTTAACAGCGTCAGACTTGAATggtcattattaaaaaatgcacTGGTCTACAGCGTGGAAAAGTTCAATAAGCGCCTTGGCTGGATGCAGGTGCATTGGACCACCAGCTCCCCCGTAGATGTAAACAATCtggaagaaaacttcggctATCGACTGCGTGTAAAAGCCCTGAGAGTTTCGGAGGATGGGCGTCGCTACGTGCCCTTGGCTATTTCGCCGGATATAATT GCTTGCACCACAGCAGCTTTGCCTTCAACCAGTTGCTTAAACCGAGCCATCAGAAAGGGCCAGCAATTTCTGGTCAAACGGATGCTGCGGCGAAGACCCAGCCTAGTCGAGTACCCCGCACCCAACGGATTTCTGCCGCTGGCCAATGCGATTATTCAGGGCGAGATGTGCATCATCGACGTGCTGCTCTCAGCCGGCTGCAGCGTTCACCTGGGCAATCCGGGAAGTGGGCGGACCCCCTTGCATGTTG CTGGCCTTCTACCACGGTCACCTGCCGTCGGCGCGCATTTTGCTGAACAAGAAGGCCAACCTGGAGGCCACGGACGGCAATGGTATGACCCCAGCCCACTGCGCCGTCGATGCCAACCAGCTGGAAATGGTCAAATTCGCCCTCGAGTCGGGCGCCAATGCGGAGGCCAGGGACATCTGCGGCTGGACCCTGCTCATGCGGGCAG TGGTTATGAACGCTAG
- the LOC128252444 gene encoding serine/threonine-protein phosphatase 6 regulatory ankyrin repeat subunit B isoform X1 produces MCARPFWRRLRTSRKRRESSLECGQYLQSWPIRDMTNSEPRQSDEELVYKLGQEDPELLPWPNFESRISDPTVNSVRLEWSLLKNALVYSVEKFNKRLGWMQVHWTTSSPVDVNNLEENFGYRLRVKALRVSEDGRRYVPLAISPDIIACTTAALPSTSCLNRAIRKGQQFLVKRMLRRRPSLVEYPAPNGFLPLANAIIQGEMCIIDVLLSAGCSVHLGNPGSGRTPLHLAFYHGHLPSARILLNKKANLEATDGNGMTPAHCAVDANQLEMVKFALESGANAEARDICGWTLLMRAVVMNASLELIKVLVTHGADLAALDGVGKSCTDLAKLYRRQEAEDHFDKVQKFRLQKSVATADAVTKAQLQQ; encoded by the exons ATGTGTGCCAGGCCTTTTTGGCGGCGCTTACGCACCAGCCGGAAG CGCAGAGAAAGCTCCTTGGAATGTGGCCAATATCTACAGAGCTGGCCGATTCGCGATATGACCAACAGCGAGCCGAGACAAAGTGACGAGGAGCTGGTCTATAAATTGGGCCAGGAGGATCCTGAACTACTCCCTTGGCCCAATTTTGAGTCGCGAATTTCCGATCCTACAGTTAACAGCGTCAGACTTGAATggtcattattaaaaaatgcacTGGTCTACAGCGTGGAAAAGTTCAATAAGCGCCTTGGCTGGATGCAGGTGCATTGGACCACCAGCTCCCCCGTAGATGTAAACAATCtggaagaaaacttcggctATCGACTGCGTGTAAAAGCCCTGAGAGTTTCGGAGGATGGGCGTCGCTACGTGCCCTTGGCTATTTCGCCGGATATAATT GCTTGCACCACAGCAGCTTTGCCTTCAACCAGTTGCTTAAACCGAGCCATCAGAAAGGGCCAGCAATTTCTGGTCAAACGGATGCTGCGGCGAAGACCCAGCCTAGTCGAGTACCCCGCACCCAACGGATTTCTGCCGCTGGCCAATGCGATTATTCAGGGCGAGATGTGCATCATCGACGTGCTGCTCTCAGCCGGCTGCAGCGTTCACCTGGGCAATCCGGGAAGTGGGCGGACCCCCTTGCAT CTGGCCTTCTACCACGGTCACCTGCCGTCGGCGCGCATTTTGCTGAACAAGAAGGCCAACCTGGAGGCCACGGACGGCAATGGTATGACCCCAGCCCACTGCGCCGTCGATGCCAACCAGCTGGAAATGGTCAAATTCGCCCTCGAGTCGGGCGCCAATGCGGAGGCCAGGGACATCTGCGGCTGGACCCTGCTCATGCGGGCAG TGGTTATGAACGCTAGCCTGGAGCTCATCAAAGTCCTCGTTACCCACGGCGCAGACCTGGCGGCTTTGGATGGCGTCGGCAAATCCTGCACCGACTTGGCCAAACTTTATCGCAGGCAGGAGGCAGAGGATCACTTTGACAAGGTGCAAAAGTTTAGGCTGCAAAAGTCTGTCGCGACCGCAGACGCGGTAACAAAAGCACAACTGCAGCAATGA
- the LOC128252444 gene encoding serine/threonine-protein phosphatase 6 regulatory ankyrin repeat subunit B isoform X2, with protein MTNSEPRQSDEELVYKLGQEDPELLPWPNFESRISDPTVNSVRLEWSLLKNALVYSVEKFNKRLGWMQVHWTTSSPVDVNNLEENFGYRLRVKALRVSEDGRRYVPLAISPDIIACTTAALPSTSCLNRAIRKGQQFLVKRMLRRRPSLVEYPAPNGFLPLANAIIQGEMCIIDVLLSAGCSVHLGNPGSGRTPLHLAFYHGHLPSARILLNKKANLEATDGNGMTPAHCAVDANQLEMVKFALESGANAEARDICGWTLLMRAVVMNASLELIKVLVTHGADLAALDGVGKSCTDLAKLYRRQEAEDHFDKVQKFRLQKSVATADAVTKAQLQQ; from the exons ATGACCAACAGCGAGCCGAGACAAAGTGACGAGGAGCTGGTCTATAAATTGGGCCAGGAGGATCCTGAACTACTCCCTTGGCCCAATTTTGAGTCGCGAATTTCCGATCCTACAGTTAACAGCGTCAGACTTGAATggtcattattaaaaaatgcacTGGTCTACAGCGTGGAAAAGTTCAATAAGCGCCTTGGCTGGATGCAGGTGCATTGGACCACCAGCTCCCCCGTAGATGTAAACAATCtggaagaaaacttcggctATCGACTGCGTGTAAAAGCCCTGAGAGTTTCGGAGGATGGGCGTCGCTACGTGCCCTTGGCTATTTCGCCGGATATAATT GCTTGCACCACAGCAGCTTTGCCTTCAACCAGTTGCTTAAACCGAGCCATCAGAAAGGGCCAGCAATTTCTGGTCAAACGGATGCTGCGGCGAAGACCCAGCCTAGTCGAGTACCCCGCACCCAACGGATTTCTGCCGCTGGCCAATGCGATTATTCAGGGCGAGATGTGCATCATCGACGTGCTGCTCTCAGCCGGCTGCAGCGTTCACCTGGGCAATCCGGGAAGTGGGCGGACCCCCTTGCAT CTGGCCTTCTACCACGGTCACCTGCCGTCGGCGCGCATTTTGCTGAACAAGAAGGCCAACCTGGAGGCCACGGACGGCAATGGTATGACCCCAGCCCACTGCGCCGTCGATGCCAACCAGCTGGAAATGGTCAAATTCGCCCTCGAGTCGGGCGCCAATGCGGAGGCCAGGGACATCTGCGGCTGGACCCTGCTCATGCGGGCAG TGGTTATGAACGCTAGCCTGGAGCTCATCAAAGTCCTCGTTACCCACGGCGCAGACCTGGCGGCTTTGGATGGCGTCGGCAAATCCTGCACCGACTTGGCCAAACTTTATCGCAGGCAGGAGGCAGAGGATCACTTTGACAAGGTGCAAAAGTTTAGGCTGCAAAAGTCTGTCGCGACCGCAGACGCGGTAACAAAAGCACAACTGCAGCAATGA
- the LOC128252444 gene encoding ankyrin repeat and protein kinase domain-containing protein 1 isoform X4 — MQVHWTTSSPVDVNNLEENFGYRLRVKALRVSEDGRRYVPLAISPDIIACTTAALPSTSCLNRAIRKGQQFLVKRMLRRRPSLVEYPAPNGFLPLANAIIQGEMCIIDVLLSAGCSVHLGNPGSGRTPLHLAFYHGHLPSARILLNKKANLEATDGNGMTPAHCAVDANQLEMVKFALESGANAEARDICGWTLLMRAVVMNASLELIKVLVTHGADLAALDGVGKSCTDLAKLYRRQEAEDHFDKVQKFRLQKSVATADAVTKAQLQQ; from the exons ATGCAGGTGCATTGGACCACCAGCTCCCCCGTAGATGTAAACAATCtggaagaaaacttcggctATCGACTGCGTGTAAAAGCCCTGAGAGTTTCGGAGGATGGGCGTCGCTACGTGCCCTTGGCTATTTCGCCGGATATAATT GCTTGCACCACAGCAGCTTTGCCTTCAACCAGTTGCTTAAACCGAGCCATCAGAAAGGGCCAGCAATTTCTGGTCAAACGGATGCTGCGGCGAAGACCCAGCCTAGTCGAGTACCCCGCACCCAACGGATTTCTGCCGCTGGCCAATGCGATTATTCAGGGCGAGATGTGCATCATCGACGTGCTGCTCTCAGCCGGCTGCAGCGTTCACCTGGGCAATCCGGGAAGTGGGCGGACCCCCTTGCAT CTGGCCTTCTACCACGGTCACCTGCCGTCGGCGCGCATTTTGCTGAACAAGAAGGCCAACCTGGAGGCCACGGACGGCAATGGTATGACCCCAGCCCACTGCGCCGTCGATGCCAACCAGCTGGAAATGGTCAAATTCGCCCTCGAGTCGGGCGCCAATGCGGAGGCCAGGGACATCTGCGGCTGGACCCTGCTCATGCGGGCAG TGGTTATGAACGCTAGCCTGGAGCTCATCAAAGTCCTCGTTACCCACGGCGCAGACCTGGCGGCTTTGGATGGCGTCGGCAAATCCTGCACCGACTTGGCCAAACTTTATCGCAGGCAGGAGGCAGAGGATCACTTTGACAAGGTGCAAAAGTTTAGGCTGCAAAAGTCTGTCGCGACCGCAGACGCGGTAACAAAAGCACAACTGCAGCAATGA